One Halalkalicoccus subterraneus genomic window carries:
- a CDS encoding metallophosphoesterase, producing MALVEPIPGEPAALADIDGERALVLADFHAGIEVALRYENGVEVASRAEQRREHVRRLLDTTSAGRLVILGDFMHSIGGPGGAERGEIEVLLESLAVPVTIVKGNHDGDIESIVENARSPRTPGSVPEVTVTPDGGCRLGNVGFCHGHSWPAPEVLGARVICVGHEHPQVRLTDEVGGSRTERVWLRGSLSREPFADRIEAWSDTDLVVFPAFNELMGGTWVNVRGEFLCPFLPEGLDGGEAYLLDGTRLGLYHEI from the coding sequence ATGGCGCTCGTCGAGCCGATCCCCGGCGAGCCGGCCGCGCTCGCCGATATCGACGGCGAGCGCGCGCTCGTGCTCGCGGATTTTCACGCCGGGATCGAGGTCGCGCTTCGCTACGAGAACGGCGTCGAGGTCGCGAGCCGTGCCGAACAGCGTCGCGAACACGTCCGGCGCTTGCTGGATACGACGAGCGCGGGGCGACTCGTGATCCTCGGCGATTTCATGCACTCGATCGGCGGACCCGGCGGGGCCGAACGTGGCGAGATCGAGGTCCTCCTCGAATCCCTCGCTGTTCCCGTAACGATCGTCAAGGGCAACCACGACGGCGACATCGAGTCGATCGTCGAGAACGCCCGCTCGCCCCGGACGCCCGGGTCCGTGCCGGAGGTGACGGTGACGCCCGACGGGGGCTGTCGACTCGGAAACGTGGGCTTCTGTCACGGCCATAGCTGGCCGGCGCCGGAAGTGCTCGGCGCGCGAGTGATCTGTGTCGGCCACGAACACCCACAGGTCAGGCTGACCGACGAGGTCGGCGGGAGCCGAACCGAACGGGTGTGGCTGCGGGGCTCGCTCTCCCGCGAGCCCTTCGCCGACCGGATCGAGGCGTGGAGCGACACCGATCTCGTCGTCTTCCCGGCGTTCAACGAACTGATGGGGGGAACCTGGGTCAACGTCCGCGGGGAGTTCCTCTGCCCGTTTCTGCCCGAGGGGCTCGACGGGGGGGAGGCCTACCTGCTCGACG